A part of Polynucleobacter sp. MG-Unter2-18 genomic DNA contains:
- a CDS encoding AlpA family transcriptional regulator, translated as MNQQQNEIGIKFIRLSEVSLLTGLGKSTILAWEAGGKFPEATRLSATMRVWLKQDITNWILEKSRSKSQLREIKNV; from the coding sequence ATGAATCAGCAACAAAATGAAATTGGCATCAAATTTATAAGACTGTCAGAGGTATCGTTACTCACAGGACTAGGAAAAAGTACGATTCTCGCTTGGGAGGCTGGAGGAAAGTTTCCCGAGGCTACCCGACTCTCTGCAACGATGAGGGTATGGCTTAAGCAAGATATTACCAACTGGATACTTGAGAAGTCTCGTAGCAAATCCCAACTACGGGAGATCAAGAATGTATAG
- a CDS encoding YciI family protein, with the protein MVFAILLMDRPGTAELRIQVRPEHRAYLGKLADKMAFAGPLTSEDGKTTVGSLLVMDFPSKADVEAWLADEPFTKAGVYEKPVIHVFNNSWQQQVGFPPVK; encoded by the coding sequence ATGGTCTTTGCAATCCTTTTAATGGATCGTCCTGGCACCGCAGAATTACGTATTCAGGTACGACCAGAGCATCGCGCTTACTTGGGTAAGCTCGCCGACAAGATGGCTTTTGCCGGCCCACTGACCTCAGAAGATGGCAAGACGACAGTAGGCAGTTTGTTAGTCATGGATTTTCCTAGCAAGGCGGACGTTGAAGCTTGGCTAGCAGATGAGCCGTTTACCAAAGCAGGGGTCTATGAAAAGCCGGTCATTCACGTGTTTAACAATAGCTGGCAACAACAGGTTGGGTTTCCACCAGTTAAGTAA
- a CDS encoding phasin family protein, with protein MFQNQLNDQMTQAQTKAVENAKFLAQVAVESAKELAEINQAAVKDALVVAQDASAQLLAIKDAQQLAKLAQPETAQEAAKYAAAYQAKVNKVVRNSNKEVAQVVDASIDDARADMVKFVKEATKTAPAGSEAFVSAFKTAFETSLQQFDQVRASATDAFANFEKSVDAAMANFQGQYAVAKPAAKSRKAA; from the coding sequence ATGTTCCAGAATCAATTAAACGACCAAATGACACAAGCTCAAACTAAAGCTGTTGAAAACGCCAAGTTCTTGGCTCAAGTAGCTGTTGAAAGCGCAAAAGAATTAGCTGAAATCAACCAAGCTGCCGTTAAAGATGCTTTAGTAGTTGCTCAAGATGCAAGCGCTCAGTTGTTGGCAATTAAAGATGCACAACAGTTGGCAAAATTGGCTCAGCCAGAAACTGCACAAGAAGCTGCTAAGTACGCTGCTGCTTACCAAGCTAAAGTAAACAAGGTAGTGCGTAACAGCAACAAAGAAGTTGCTCAAGTAGTTGACGCATCTATTGATGACGCACGTGCTGATATGGTGAAGTTTGTTAAAGAAGCCACTAAGACAGCCCCTGCTGGTTCTGAGGCATTTGTATCTGCATTCAAAACTGCATTCGAAACTTCACTCCAACAGTTTGACCAAGTTCGCGCTTCAGCAACTGATGCTTTCGCAAACTTTGAGAAAAGTGTTGATGCTGCAATGGCTAACTTTCAAGGCCAATACGCAGTAGCTAAGCCAGCTGCAAAAAGCCGTAAAGCTGCTTAA
- a CDS encoding integrase arm-type DNA-binding domain-containing protein, which produces MKTSLNANFVQKTDKPGRYFDGRTGLHLLIKKTTKKYWIYRYMRSGRRQDMSLGVFPWVTLAEARKKAMEASFDLARGINPIEARKKLKAAAIKASEDQIKFRDFAKNCIELKSHEWRNSKHGDQWSYTIEEYANPIIGDRPLNQITTEDILKVLQPIWLTKHHTASRLRGRIEWILASATTRKLREGVNPAQWRSHLDTILPKVNKSGQTKHFKALHFSQVPNFIQKLRDRDGVASIALEFTILNCARTGEVIGATRDEVAEGIWVIPGERMKAGKEHRVPLSNRAKELIEIARYLDPNSNYLFSIDGKKLSNMAMYSVLKRMGLNATVHGFRSTFRDWVAETTDHPSEVAEKALAHQISNQSEAAYRRGDLMAKRLNLMADWEDYCNQGAISNILTLKVA; this is translated from the coding sequence ATGAAAACCTCACTCAACGCTAACTTTGTTCAGAAGACCGATAAACCAGGCCGATATTTTGATGGCCGTACCGGACTCCACCTATTAATCAAGAAGACAACAAAAAAATATTGGATTTACAGGTATATGCGATCCGGAAGGCGGCAAGACATGTCTCTCGGCGTCTTTCCCTGGGTAACCCTTGCAGAGGCCAGAAAAAAAGCTATGGAGGCCAGCTTTGATCTCGCCAGAGGAATAAATCCAATTGAAGCCAGAAAAAAGCTTAAAGCCGCCGCTATCAAGGCGAGCGAGGATCAGATTAAGTTTCGGGACTTTGCAAAGAACTGTATTGAATTGAAGTCACATGAATGGAGAAATTCAAAGCATGGTGACCAATGGAGCTATACGATAGAAGAATATGCAAACCCAATCATTGGAGATAGACCTCTTAATCAAATTACTACTGAAGATATTCTCAAGGTCTTGCAACCTATTTGGCTAACTAAACATCACACCGCATCGAGACTTAGGGGGCGGATAGAGTGGATACTGGCATCTGCTACCACGAGAAAACTGAGGGAAGGCGTTAATCCAGCCCAATGGAGATCCCATCTTGACACCATCCTTCCAAAAGTCAATAAATCTGGGCAAACCAAGCATTTCAAGGCGCTCCACTTTAGTCAAGTGCCAAACTTCATTCAAAAGTTAAGAGATCGAGATGGAGTTGCCTCAATTGCGCTTGAATTCACCATCCTCAATTGCGCTAGAACGGGAGAGGTGATTGGGGCTACGAGAGATGAAGTTGCCGAGGGAATTTGGGTTATCCCAGGAGAACGCATGAAGGCTGGTAAAGAACATAGGGTTCCCTTGTCCAATAGGGCTAAAGAGCTAATTGAAATCGCAAGATATCTTGATCCCAATAGCAACTATCTTTTTTCAATAGATGGAAAAAAACTTAGCAACATGGCAATGTATTCGGTTCTTAAGAGGATGGGGTTAAATGCTACTGTGCACGGGTTTAGATCTACTTTTAGGGATTGGGTTGCTGAGACCACGGATCACCCCTCAGAGGTTGCAGAAAAAGCCTTGGCACACCAGATATCTAATCAATCAGAGGCGGCATATCGTAGAGGAGACTTGATGGCTAAAAGGCTCAACTTAATGGCTGACTGGGAGGATTACTGCAATCAAGGTGCAATATCAAATATATTGACACTAAAAGTGGCATAA